One Synechococcus sp. PROS-9-1 DNA window includes the following coding sequences:
- a CDS encoding DUF3303 domain-containing protein, translating into MQHYLIVWSFPTVEGSWEACTPFAEYINAGGPGDCFEGFELKYRVCEPIGGTGMAIAVASDIGKVWAHLAPWIKGFGLQFEVTPVVSDKEFAAMWPGVQAAAAAD; encoded by the coding sequence ATGCAGCATTATCTGATTGTCTGGAGTTTCCCAACCGTTGAAGGGTCTTGGGAAGCCTGCACTCCATTTGCTGAATACATCAATGCTGGTGGGCCTGGAGATTGTTTTGAAGGCTTTGAACTGAAATATCGAGTCTGTGAGCCAATTGGTGGAACAGGTATGGCGATTGCTGTTGCCAGCGACATCGGCAAGGTGTGGGCTCATCTCGCCCCTTGGATCAAGGGCTTTGGACTCCAGTTCGAAGTCACCCCGGTTGTCTCTGATAAAGAGTTCGCAGCCATGTGGCCTGGAGTTCAAGCTGCCGCCGCCGCAGACTGA
- a CDS encoding DUF3750 domain-containing protein, protein MHKVELRAAKIPGLTGIVADHYWLLVLRGIEGRHYQTCDRWEIWQHPHQNGSCWGHLHKNLLDPYQGVGNGQSQLIQHWEGNDALLMVEKIESSPSTYPFIRKYRYWPGPNSNTFAQWIVRDKIELGVRAIGKSFLVPEMSG, encoded by the coding sequence ATGCACAAGGTTGAGCTACGGGCTGCCAAGATTCCTGGATTGACCGGCATCGTTGCAGATCATTATTGGCTGCTTGTTCTTCGTGGTATCGAGGGAAGGCACTACCAGACTTGTGACCGTTGGGAAATATGGCAACATCCTCACCAGAATGGTTCTTGCTGGGGGCACCTCCATAAGAATCTTTTGGATCCCTATCAGGGAGTGGGCAATGGACAATCTCAATTAATACAGCACTGGGAGGGGAATGATGCTTTGTTAATGGTTGAAAAGATTGAATCATCCCCAAGCACCTATCCATTCATTAGAAAATACAGATACTGGCCAGGCCCAAACAGCAACACTTTTGCTCAATGGATCGTTAGAGATAAAATAGAATTAGGTGTTCGAGCGATTGGCAAAAGCTTTCTTGTGCCAGAAATGTCCGGATAA
- a CDS encoding DUF4278 domain-containing protein, which translates to MTTLLYRGQAYVMRKPSEDQPRIQLTYRNQHYITSRELVRAEMQEHQTLVYRGVSYAK; encoded by the coding sequence ATGACTACTCTTCTTTACAGAGGTCAGGCTTACGTAATGCGTAAGCCTTCTGAAGATCAGCCACGTATTCAATTAACTTATCGCAATCAGCACTACATCACATCCCGTGAGCTTGTTAGAGCTGAGATGCAAGAGCATCAGACATTGGTTTATCGTGGCGTTTCCTACGCCAAGTGA
- a CDS encoding tyrosine-type recombinase/integrase: MRHTHAMQAIRCGVDVFMLQVTLGHSSSATTGHYVAANPRESSSLSLAYCTELLTALDSNALLGLLFQLSDCAQRSWFVVEVAVLQKA; this comes from the coding sequence TTGAGGCATACCCATGCAATGCAGGCGATTCGCTGCGGGGTGGATGTGTTCATGTTGCAGGTAACGCTCGGCCACTCATCAAGTGCAACTACGGGGCATTACGTGGCTGCTAACCCTCGGGAGAGCAGTTCTCTGAGTCTTGCTTATTGCACTGAACTCTTGACTGCTCTTGACAGCAACGCTTTATTAGGGCTGTTATTTCAGCTCTCTGATTGTGCTCAACGCTCTTGGTTCGTTGTTGAAGTGGCTGTTCTTCAAAAAGCCTGA